Within Rhodothermales bacterium, the genomic segment CCATCGGGTGGTCGACAGGGTTCATGGCCACACCACGTACCTTAGGCCGAATGCCCAGCCAGCGCTTGCGGCCGGCCTTGCCGTAATCGATGTTGTTGTGATCCGGATTGCTGGTTGTCCCCAGCGTCGCCATACACTGTACCGGCACCATGCGCGTCTCGCCCGAGGGAAGACGGAGGGTGGCATACGTCCCTTCCCGGGCCGTCAACTGGGCGAACGTGCCGGCCGAACGAGCGAGCTGAGCGCCTTTGCCCGGCTTCATCTCGATCGCATGCACAAACGACCCCACCGGCACCTGCGCCAGGGGCAGGCAGTTGCCAGGCTCCGGGGGCGAACCCGGGCCGTTGAGCAGGGTCATCCCGACCGTGATCTCGTTCGGCGCGATGATGTAGCGCTTCTCGCCATCGGCGTATACCAGCAATGCAATACGGGCCGAGCGATTCGGATCGTATTCAATGCTCGCCACGCGCGCCGGAATGCCAAGCTTGTTGCGCTTGAAGTCGATGATGCGGTAGCGGCGCTTGTGACCCCCACCCTGGTGGCGGACCGTAATGCGACCCAGGTTGTTGCGGCCGCTCATGCTTTTCAGCGGCGCAAGAAGGCTCTTCTCCGGCTCCCACTTGGTGATGGTGTCGAACGCGGATACCGATCGTTGCCGTTGACCCGGCGTATTGGGTTTGTACTG encodes:
- the rplB gene encoding 50S ribosomal protein L2, whose translation is MAIRQYKPNTPGQRQRSVSAFDTITKWEPEKSLLAPLKSMSGRNNLGRITVRHQGGGHKRRYRIIDFKRNKLGIPARVASIEYDPNRSARIALLVYADGEKRYIIAPNEITVGMTLLNGPGSPPEPGNCLPLAQVPVGSFVHAIEMKPGKGAQLARSAGTFAQLTAREGTYATLRLPSGETRMVPVQCMATLGTTSNPDHNNIDYGKAGRKRWLGIRPKVRGVAMNPVDHPMGGGEGKASGGHPRSPTGVPAKGFKTRRKRNLSDRYIIRRRKK